The DNA region GGGTCGGCTTCGAAGAGGTCGGCGCCTTCATGAGCGTGCTCTTCTGACAGCGTGCTGATGTGACCGGACCATACGACCGGCTTGTAGGGTGCGGCGCATGGATGACACCGAGGTCGTGATCGCGCCGGTCAATCTCGCCGAACGGGTCGACGAGGCCCTCGCCGTCCAGGCCGTCGCCTTCGGCCTCGACGCCGGCGAGGTGGCCGTACGCCGGCACATCGTGCTGCGCCACCTCCTGTGCCCCGGTGCCCTCGCCTACGGCGCCATCACCCCCGGGGGACGGCTCGCCGGCTTCGTCTACGGCATGCCCAACGACCGCACCCACTGGTGGTCCACCGTCGTCGAACCGTATCTGCGGGCCGGCGGCCTCGACGCCTGGCTCGACGACTCCTTCGTCATCACCGAACTGCACGTCCACCCCGACTTCCAGGGGCGTGGCGTGGGCCGCGGACTGATCACCACCATCACCGACCGGTCCGACCTGCCCCGCTCGATCCTCTCCGCGATCGACACCGAGAGCCCGGCCCGCGGCCTCTACCGCTCCC from Streptomyces fradiae includes:
- a CDS encoding GNAT family N-acetyltransferase, which translates into the protein MDDTEVVIAPVNLAERVDEALAVQAVAFGLDAGEVAVRRHIVLRHLLCPGALAYGAITPGGRLAGFVYGMPNDRTHWWSTVVEPYLRAGGLDAWLDDSFVITELHVHPDFQGRGVGRGLITTITDRSDLPRSILSAIDTESPARGLYRSLGYTDLARQVHFPSAPRPYAVMGAPLPLKRR